From a single Pseudomonas triticicola genomic region:
- a CDS encoding GMC family oxidoreductase — protein MHTSLDEFDYIVVGAGPAGCLLANRLSADPQQRVLLLEAGGRDNYAWIHIPVGYLFCIGNPRTDWCFKTEQQPGLNGRALSYPRGKVLGGCSSINGMIYMRGQAGDYDGWAAAGNPGWAWEDVLPLFKQSENHFAGGAEFHGDQGEWRVEQQRLSWPILDAFRSAAEQSGIASINDFNQGDNEGCGYFQVNQKAGVRWNAAKAFLKPLRRRANLTVLTGVEVDRVLLENGRAAKVSAQHEGQTRQFKARKEIVLCAGSVGSPSILQRSGIGPRPLLERLGIGVIHELPGVGGNLQDHLQLRLIYKLENARTLNQIAGSVWGKMGMGLRYLYDRSGPLSMAPSQLGAFARSGPEQTSANLQYHVQPLSLERFGEPLHSFPAFTASVCDLRPQSRGRIEIRSADPQAAPLIQPNYLSHPEDLRVAADAIRLTRRIVSAPALQAFKPVEYLPGDSLQSEEQLHEAAAKIGTTIFHPVGTCRMGNDGDAVVDAQLRVHGVPGLRVADASIMPRITSGNTCSPTLMIAEKAAQLILSRSADISPVGASLLANAVAHSA, from the coding sequence ATGCACACGTCCCTGGATGAATTCGACTACATCGTGGTCGGCGCCGGCCCTGCCGGGTGCTTGCTGGCCAACCGGCTCTCTGCGGATCCACAGCAGCGGGTGTTGCTGCTCGAAGCCGGCGGACGCGACAATTACGCCTGGATTCACATTCCTGTGGGTTACCTGTTCTGCATCGGTAATCCGCGCACCGACTGGTGCTTCAAAACCGAACAACAACCCGGCCTCAATGGCCGCGCGCTGAGTTATCCGCGCGGCAAGGTGCTGGGCGGCTGTTCGTCGATCAACGGCATGATCTATATGCGCGGCCAGGCCGGCGACTATGACGGCTGGGCGGCCGCTGGCAATCCGGGCTGGGCCTGGGAGGATGTGCTGCCGCTATTCAAACAGAGCGAAAACCACTTTGCCGGCGGCGCCGAGTTTCATGGCGATCAGGGTGAATGGCGGGTCGAACAGCAGCGCCTGTCGTGGCCGATTCTGGATGCCTTTCGCAGCGCTGCCGAGCAAAGCGGCATCGCCAGCATCAATGACTTCAACCAAGGCGACAACGAGGGCTGCGGTTACTTTCAGGTCAACCAGAAAGCCGGGGTGCGCTGGAACGCGGCCAAGGCCTTCTTGAAGCCGCTGCGCCGCCGGGCGAACCTGACTGTGCTGACCGGCGTCGAGGTTGATCGTGTCTTGCTGGAGAATGGCCGCGCGGCGAAAGTCAGCGCGCAGCATGAAGGCCAGACCAGACAGTTCAAGGCGCGCAAGGAGATTGTCTTGTGCGCCGGCTCGGTCGGTTCGCCGAGCATTCTGCAGCGCTCCGGGATCGGTCCGCGGCCGCTGCTCGAACGCTTAGGGATAGGCGTGATTCACGAGCTGCCGGGCGTCGGCGGCAATCTGCAGGATCACCTGCAACTGCGCCTGATCTACAAGCTGGAAAACGCCCGCACCCTGAACCAGATCGCCGGCAGCGTGTGGGGCAAGATGGGCATGGGCCTGCGTTATCTGTACGACCGCAGCGGGCCGTTGTCGATGGCGCCGAGCCAGTTGGGCGCGTTTGCCCGCTCCGGCCCCGAGCAAACCTCGGCGAACCTGCAATATCACGTGCAACCGCTGTCGCTGGAGCGCTTTGGCGAACCGCTGCACAGCTTCCCGGCGTTCACCGCCTCGGTGTGCGACCTGCGCCCGCAGAGCCGTGGACGCATCGAGATTCGCTCGGCCGATCCGCAAGCAGCGCCGCTGATCCAGCCCAATTACCTCAGCCATCCAGAAGATCTGCGCGTCGCCGCCGATGCAATTCGCCTGACCCGGCGCATCGTCAGCGCCCCTGCCCTGCAAGCGTTCAAACCGGTCGAATACCTGCCCGGCGACAGCTTGCAAAGCGAAGAACAATTGCATGAAGCGGCGGCGAAAATCGGCACGACGATTTTCCATCCGGTCGGCACCTGTCGCATGGGCAACGACGGTGACGCGGTGGTCGATGCGCAATTGCGCGTGCATGGCGTGCCAGGTCTGCGCGTTGCCGATGCGTCGATCATGCCGAGAATTACCTCGGGCAATACCTGTTCGCCTACGCTGATGATTGCCGAGAAGGCAGCACAACTGATTTTGTCCAGATCTGCAGATATCTCCCCTGTGGGAGCGAGCCTGCTCGCGAATGCGGTAGCTCACTCAGCCTAG